The following proteins are co-located in the Trichomycterus rosablanca isolate fTriRos1 chromosome 14, fTriRos1.hap1, whole genome shotgun sequence genome:
- the LOC134326806 gene encoding tripartite motif-containing protein 16-like gives MVCINNCWDQEDDKGTHSRPQCRQTFTSRPDVSRNTMLAGVVEKLKKTELQAPHPGHCSAGPEDVECDYCTERKSKAVKSCLVCLVSFCETHLQPHYQIPVYKTHKLVKASRRLQDQICSQHDKLLEVYCRTDQQCICTLCMLENHEGHDIISAAAERTEKQKQLLEIQRKFQEKIQNREKELCELINAVESHKCSAQTAVKNIEIICTELINSINRRCSELKDLIRDRETAEVSQAEKILKQLEQQIVELKRRDAELEQLSHTEDPVHFLQNFQSLSAPAGSAAITISPFLSFDDVTKSVSQLREKVEEFWKEQWEKIPDGVKKVWITSPPEPEIREDFLQYVCRFTLDPNTVNKNLRLSEENKVVTCSRTLQSYPDHPDRFDYFPQVVCRESVSGRCYWEVEWSGDDGVCIAVSYKSISRKGDGDECLFGCNNQSWSLFCSQSRFLFRHKNRKTKIPIMPSSSRIGVYVDYEAGTLSFYSVSDTMKLLHRVQTTFIQLLYPGFYVCLGSKVKLSDLTN, from the exons atggtgtgtattaataactgttgggatcaggaggatgataagggaacACACAGCCgtccacagtgtagacaaaCCTTTACTTCAAGACCTGATGTGAGTAGAAACACCATGCTGGCTGGAGTTGTGGAGAAACTGAAGAAAACAGAACTTCAAGCTCCACATCCTGGTCACTGTTCTGctggacctgaagatgtggagtgtgattactgtacagagagaaaatccaaagcagtaaaatcctgtctggtgtgtttggtctctttctgtgaaactcaccttcagcctcaTTATCAAATTCCTGTTTATAAGACTCACAAGCTGGTTAAAGCCTCCAGACGACtccaggatcagatctgctctcagcatgataaactgctggaggtttactgtcgtactgatcagcagtgtatctgcacATTGTGTATGCTAGAGAATCATGAAGGACATGATATAATATCggctgcagcagaaagaactgagaaacag aagcagctgctggagatccagagaaaattccaggagaaaatccagaacagagagaaggaactttgtgagctgataaatgctgtggagtctcacaag tgttctgcacagacagcagtgaagaacattgagattatctgtactgaactaatcaactcaattaacagaagatgctctgagctaaaagatctgatcagagatcgagagacagCTGAAGTAAGTCAAGCTGAAAAAATCCTGAAACAGTTGGAGCAGCAGATTGTAGAGCTGAAGAGGAGagatgctgaactggaacagctttcacacacagaggatcccgtccatttcctccag aattttcagtctctctctgctcctgctggatctgccgccatcacaatcagtcctttcctctcatttgatgatgttacaaagtctgtatctcagctgagagagaaagtagaagaattctggaaagagCAGTGGGAGAAGATACCAGATGGAG tgaagaaagtctggattacttcacctcctgaacctgaaatcagagaagattttctacaat atgtttgtcggttcacactggatccaaacacagtaaataaaaacctccgtctgtctgaggagaacaaagtagTGACCTGCAGTAGAAcattacagtcgtatcctgatcatccagatagatttgattaTTTCCCTCaggttgtgtgtagagagagtgtgagtggacgctgttactgggaggttgagtggagtggggatgatggggtttgtattgcagtgtcatataaaagcatcagcaggaagggagaTGGTGATGAGTGTTTGTTTGGATGTAAtaatcagtcctggagtttgttctgttctcAATCCAGATTTCTATTCAGGCACAAAAACAGAAAGActaaaattcccataatgccgagttcctctagaataggagtgtatgtggattatgaagcaggaactctgtccttctacagcgtctctgatacaatgaagctcctccacagagttcagaccacgttcattcagctcctctacccggggttttatgtttgtttaggatcaaaagtgaaactgtcagatttaacaaattaa